One window of the Hippoglossus hippoglossus isolate fHipHip1 chromosome 9, fHipHip1.pri, whole genome shotgun sequence genome contains the following:
- the LOC117767667 gene encoding melanocortin receptor 4-like encodes MSNSSLQGLSLALPLTSFGNVLMFLFSVSLAFSIIFLNMSVCVSILLNRALRSENRFMYMLSTCFSDICTGVSYYYAGVLDVKDNFGSPTGTYYVVPTFLGLSYMAILAAQADRYHAVVSPFQYSRRMTRNRTVVVICGYWLYAFLIVTANNLVAVGVARQITSIGTFVGNIFTVIIMIGLNIRLFIIARFQLEKEPPSVERDTKRSSVYLILVVAMFFLVTWLPIFCHVIVCNFFGLVCYTFKNEGTDPLRVLPRVNAALTPILYICGCSPLRATLLTKVWRPCCRRR; translated from the coding sequence ATGAGTAACAGCAGCCTGCAGGGCCTGTCTCTAGCTCTGCCCCTCACCAGCTTTGGcaatgtgttgatgtttctctTCAGTGTTTCCTTGGCTTTCAGCATCATCTTCCTCaacatgtccgtgtgtgtctccATACTGCTGAACAGGGCTCTGCGCAGCGAGAACCGCTTCATGTACATGCTGAGCACCTGCTTCAGTGACATCTGCACCGGCGTGTCTTATTACTATGCGGGTGTCCTGGATGTGAAGGACAACTTCGGCTCCCCTACGGGAACATATTACGTGGTGCCCACATTTTTAGGTCTGTCCTACATGGCCATCCTGGCCGCGCAGGCCGACAGGTACCACGCTGTGGTGTCACCTTTCCAATACTCGCGCCGCATGACGCGTAACAGAACCGTGGTGGTCATCTGCGGGTACTGGCTCTACGCCTTCCTCATCGTGACCGCGAATAACCTGGTCGCCGTCGGCGTGGCCAGACAGATCACGAGCATTGGCACGTTTGTGGGCAACATCTTCACAGTGATTATAATGATAGGACTGAACATCAGGCTGTTCATCATAGCCAGGttccagctggagaaggagccaCCCTCCGTGGAGAGGGACACCAAGCGCTCCTCGGTGTATCTCATACTGGTGGTGGCTATGTTCTTTCTGGTGACGTGGCTTCCCATCTTCTGTCATGTTATAGTCTGTAACTTCTTTGGCTTGGTGTGTTACACCTTTAAGAATGAGGGCACCGACCCTCTGCGTGTGTTACCCCGAGTGAACGCTGCCCTCACCCCCATCCTGTACATCTGCGGCTGCTCCCCGCTCAGAGCCACGCTGCTCACCAAGGTGTGGAggccctgctgcaggaggaggtaa
- the LOC117767665 gene encoding adenosine receptor A2b-like — MSNSSLQGLSLALPLTSFGNVLMFLFSVSLAFSIIFLNMSVCVSILLNRALRSENRFMYMLSTCFSDICTGVSYYYVGVLDVKDNFDSPTRTYLVVPTFLGLSYMAILAAQADRYHAVVSPFQYSRRMTRNRTVVVICGYWLYAFLIVTANNLVPLGVARQITSIGTFVGNIFTVIIMIGLNIRLFIIARFQLEKEPPSVERDTKRSSVYLILVVAMFFLMTWLPIFCHVIVCNLSGSECFTFKNEGTDPMRVLPRVNAALTPILYICGCSPLRATLLTKVWRPCCRRR; from the coding sequence ATGAGTAACAGCAGCCTGCAGGGCCTGTCTCTAGCTCTGCCCCTCACCAGCTTTGGcaatgtgttgatgtttctctTCAGTGTTTCCTTGGCTTTCAGCATCATCTTCCTCaacatgtccgtgtgtgtctccATACTGCTGAACAGGGCTCTGCGCAGCGAGAACCGCTTCATGTACATGCTGAGCACCTGCTTCAGTGACATCTGCACCGGCGTGTCTTATTACTATGTGGGGGTCCTGGATGTGAAGGACAACTTCGACTCCCCTACGAGAACATATTTAGTCGTACCCACATTTTTAGGTCTGTCCTACATGGCCATCCTGGCCGCGCAGGCCGACAGGTACCACGCTGTGGTGTCACCTTTCCAATACTCGCGCCGCATGACGCGTAACAGAACCGTGGTGGTCATCTGCGGGTACTGGCTCTACGCCTTCCTCATCGTGACCGCGAATAACCTGGTCCCACTCGGCGTGGCCAGACAGATCACGAGCATTGGCACGTTTGTGGGCAACATCTTCACAGTGATTATAATGATAGGACTGAACATCAGGCTGTTCATCATAGCCAGGttccagctggagaaggagccaCCCTCCGTGGAGAGGGACACCAAGCGCTCCTCGGTGTATCTCATACTGGTGGTGGCTATGTTCTTTCTGATGACGTGGCTTCCCATCTTCTGTCATGTTATAGTCTGTAACTTATCTGGCTCGGAGTGTTTCACCTTTAAGAATGAGGGCACCGACCCTATGCGTGTTTTACCCCGAGTGAACGCTGCCCTCACCCCCATCCTGTACATCTGCGGCTGCTCCCCGCTCAGAGCCACGCTGCTCACCAAGGTGTGGAggccctgctgcaggaggaggtaa
- the LOC117767666 gene encoding D(1)-like dopamine receptor, producing MSNSSLQGLSLALPLTSFGNVLMFLFSVSLAFSIIFLNMSVCVSILLNRALRSENRFMYMLSTCFSDICTGVSYYYVGVLDVKDIFGSPTGTYYVVPTFLGLSYMAILAAQADRYHAVVSPFQYLRRMTRNRTVVVICGYWLYAFLIVAVNNLVPLGVARKIMSIGTFVGNIFTVIIMVGLNIRLFIIAKFQLEREPPSVERDTKRSSVYLILVVAMFFLVTWFPIFCHVIVCNFFGLVCFTFKNEGTDPLRVLPRVNTALTPILYICGCSPLRATLLTKVWRPCCRKR from the coding sequence ATGAGTAACAGCAGCCTGCAGGGCCTGTCTCTAGCTCTGCCCCTCACCAGCTTTGGcaatgtgttgatgtttcttttcagtgtttccttggCTTTCAGCATCATCTTCCTCaacatgtccgtgtgtgtctccATACTGCTGAACAGGGCTCTGCGCAGCGAGAACCGCTTCATGTACATGCTGAGCACCTGCTTCAGTGACATCTGCACCGGCGTGTCTTATTACTATGTGGGGGTCCTGGATGTGAAGGACATCTTCGGCTCCCCTACGGGAACATATTACGTGGTGCCCACATTTTTAGGTCTGTCCTACATGGCCATCCTGGCCGCGCAGGCCGACAGGTACCACGCTGTGGTGTCACCTTTCCAATACTTGCGCCGCATGACGCGTAACAGAACCGTGGTGGTCATCTGCGGGTACTGGCTCTACGCCTTCCTCATCGTGGCCGTGAATAACCTGGTCCCACTCGGCGTGGCCAGAAAGATCATGAGCATTGGCACGTTTGTGGGCAACATCTTCACAGTGATTATAATGGTAGGACTGAACATCAGGCTGTTCATCATAGCCAAGTTCCAACTGGAGAGGGAGCCACCCTCCGTGGAGAGGGACACCAAGCGCTCCTCGGTGTATCTCATACTGGTGGTGGCTATGTTCTTTCTGGTGACGTGGTTTCCCATCTTCTGTCATGTTATAGTCTGTAACTTCTTTGGCTTGGTGTGTTTCACCTTTAAGAATGAGGGCACCGACCCTCTGCGTGTTTTACCCCGAGTGAACACTGCCCTCACCCCCATCCTGTACATCTGCGGCTGCTCCCCGCTCAGAGCCACGCTGCTCACCAAGGTGTGGAGGCCCTGCTGCAGGAAGAGGTAA